A window of Fusarium verticillioides 7600 chromosome 10, whole genome shotgun sequence contains these coding sequences:
- a CDS encoding endoglucanase type B encodes MAYKLILAAFAATALAAPVEERQSCSNGVWAQCGGQNWSGTPCCTSGNKCVKLNDFYSQCQPGTAEPSSTAAGPSSTTATKTTATGGSSTTAGGSVTSAPPAASGNPYSGVDLWANNYYRSEVMNLAVPKLSGAKATAAAKVADVPSFQWMDTYDHISLMEDTLADIRKANKAGGNYAGQFVVYDLPNRDCAAAASNGEYSLDNDGANKYKAYIAKIKGILQDYSDTKVILVIEPDSLANLVTNLNVDKCAKAESAYKELTVYAIKELNLPNVSMYLDAGHGGWLGWPANIGPAAKLYAQIYKDAGKPSRVRGLVTNVSNYNGWKLSTKPDYTESNPNYDEQRYINAFAPLLAQEGWSNVKFIVDQGRSGKQPTGQKAQGDWCNAKGTGFGLRPSTNTGDALADAFVWVKPGGESDGTSDTSAARYDYHCGLDDALKPAPEAGTWFQAYFEQLLDNANPSFM; translated from the exons ATGGCCTACAAGCTTATCCTCGCCGCCTTTGCGGCTACAGCTCTTGCTGCTCCTGTTGAAGAGCGCCAGTCTTGTAGCAACGGAGTTTG GGCTCAGTGTGGTGGCCAGAACTGGAGCGGCACTCCTTGCTGCACCAGCGGAAACAAGTGtgtcaagctcaacgactTCTACTCTCAGTGCCAGCCCGGTACTGCTGAGCCTTCTTCGACTGCTGCTGGACCCAGCtccaccactgccaccaaGACTACCGCCACTGGTGGAAGCTCTACTACTGCTGGAGGCTCTGTCACTTCTGCCCCTCCTGCGGCCAGTGGCAACCCTTactctggtgttgatctcTGGGCCAACAACTACTACCGCTCTGAGGTCATGAACTTGGCTGTTCCCAAGCTGAGCGGTGCCAaagctactgctgctgccaaggttgctgatgTGCCCTCCTTCCAGTGGAT GGACACCTACGACCACATTTCTCTTATGGAGGATACCCTTGCTGATATCCGCAAGGCTAACAAGGCTGGTGGCAACTATGCCGGTCAGTTCGTTGTCTACGATCTTCCCAACCGTGActgcgctgctgctgcttccaaCGGAGAGTACTCCCTCGACAATGACGGTGCCAACAAGTACAAGGCCtacatcgccaagatcaagggcatCCTCCAGGACTACTCTGACACCAAGGTCATCCTTGTAATTG AGCCTGATTCCCTTGCTAACCTGGTCACCAACCTGAACGTCGACAAGTGCGCCAAGGCCGAGAGTGCTTACAAGGAGCTCACTGTCTACGCCATCAAGGAACTCAACCTCCCCAACGTCTCCATGTACCTTGATGCCGGTCACGGTGGCTGGCTCGGCTGGCCTGCCAACATCGGCCCTGCTGCTAAGCTCTACGCCCAGATCTACAAGGACGCTGGCAAGCCTTCTCGCGTTCGCGGTCTCGTCACCAACGTCTCCAACTACAACGGCTGGAAGCTCTCCACGAAGCCCGACTACACCGAGAGCAATCCCAACTACGATGAGCAGCGATACATCAACGCCTTCGCTCCTCTTCTCGCCCAGGAGGGTTGGTCCAAcgtcaagttcatcgtcGACCAGGGCCGATCTGGCAAGCAGCCTACTGGCCAGAAGGCTCAGGGCGACTGGTGCAACGCCAAGGGTACTGGTTTCGGACTTCGACCTTCCACCAACACTGGTGATGCTCTCGCCGATGCTTTCGTCTGGGTCAAGCCTGGTGGTGAGTCTGATGGTACCTCTGATACATCTGCTGCTCGCTACGACTACCACTGTGGTCTCGATGATGCTCTCAA GCCCGCTCCTGAGGCTGGAACCTGGTTTCAGGCTTACTTCGAGCAGCTCCTCGACAACGCCAACCCCTCGTTCATGTAA
- a CDS encoding murein transglycosylase translates to MKFSALAFAALSQVASAHYFFDVSALNGAESKSFQYIRDFTRPTKYNPIKFSSNPSADIRDNSFADGEDIICNQGATGTGGQTEVLEVKGGDVMTFKLAVGAKMGHPGPTLAYMSNAGGDVKSYKGDGDWFKIMEEGVCNTGGDFTKDAWCNYDAASFDVKIPQGTPNGEYLLRVEHIGVHRSHVNQPEHYVSCAQVKVTGGSDGTVDAEMVKFPGAYKDTDGYANFSIYNGAKPFPMPGPKVWDGSASAGGSTGGNTGNTGGSTETPAAGNTEAPASTPAPEAGNGQQNGGEQAQPQTGNNGQNNGQNGGFNQQFQGQAGSSSSPCHA, encoded by the coding sequence atgaagttctccGCTCTCGCCTTCGCTGCCCTCTCGCAGGTCGCCTCTGCCCACTACTTCTTCGACGTCAGCGCTCTCAACGGTGCCGAGTCCAAGTCCTTCCAGTACATCCGTGACTTCACCCGTCCCACCAAGTACAACCCCATCAAGTTCTCCTCCAACCCTTCCGCCGACATCCGCGACAACTCCTTCGCTGATGGTGAGGACATCATCTGCAACCAGGGTGCCACCGGAACCGGTGGTCAGACTGAGGTCCTCGAGGTCAAGGGCGGCGATGTCATGACCTTCAAGCTCGCTGTCGGTGCCAAGATGGGTCACCCCGGACCTACTCTGGCCTACATGTCCAACGCTGGTGGTGACGTCAAGTCCTACAAGGGTGACGGTGACTGGttcaagatcatggaggagggTGTCTGCAACACCGGTGGTGACTTCACCAAGGACGCCTGGTGCAACTACGACGCCGCCTCTTTCGACGTCAAGATCCCCCAGGGTACCCCCAACGGCGAGTACCTCCTCCGAGTTGAGCACATCGGTGTCCACCGATCTCACGTCAACCAGCCCGAGCACTACGTCTCTTGCGCTCAGGTCAAGGTTACCGGTGGCTCCGACGGCACTGTCGACGCCGAGATGGTCAAGTTCCCCGGTGCCTACAAGGACACCGATGGGTACGCCAACTTCTCCATCTACAACGGTGCCAAGCCCTTCCCCATGCCCGGCCCCAAGGTCTGGGACGGTTCCGCTTCCGCTGGTGGCTCTACTGGTGGCAACACTGGCAACACCGGTGGTAGCACCGAGACCCCTGCCGCTGGCAACACTGAGGCTCCCGCTTCCACCCCCGCTCCCGAGGCCGGTAACGGTCAGCAGAACGGTGGTGAGCAGGCCCAGCCTCAGACTGGCAACAACGGCCAGAACAACGGCCAGAACGGTGGCTTCAACCAGCAGTTCCAGGGACAGGCTGGTTCCAGCAGCTCTCCTTGCCACGCTTAA
- a CDS encoding alpha-glucuronidase, giving the protein MWLSTLLFALFTCVIAEDGVDGWLRYARLPSSVSINAKSFPQKIHVIGGSAKSPLGSAASELQKGYSGILNIDLKTESSSKSCDFSQSIVVTTEENLKKACKGKLSHPKLEADGYWLSTSGSSVKIVGQNERGALYGAFEYLSMLGQGNFKKVERASNPSAPIRWANQWDNLNASSTHGSIERGYGGPSIFFDGIKNVRKDLSRVPLFGRLLASIGINAVVINNVNADIRLFNSENRKGLIEIADLLRPWGVQVGLSLNFASPQSLGGLDTFDPLDEKVIKWWHDLTDGLYNGIPDMAGYLVKANSEGQPGPITYNRTLADGANMFAKALEPYGGVVMFRAFVYDKLDWNDWKADRANAAVEFFKELDGKFDDNVVVQIKYGPIDFQIREPVSPLFAHLRKTNSAIELQISQEYLGQQCHLVYLPPLWKTILDFDMRIDGKKSQVRDIVSGKVFKRRLGGYAGVTNVGLDKTWLGSHLSMSNLYAFGRLAWDPTADSKEILEDWTRLTFGLDNEVRKAITDMSMASWPAYENYSGNLGIQTLTDILYAHYGPNPASQDNNGWGQWTRATRDHIGMDRTVKNGTGNAGQYPSEIAKRFESTETTPDDLMLWFHHVPYTFKLHSGKTVIQHFYDAHYKGAATAQTFHKTWASLKGKIDNDRLEHDLFRLKYQAGHSIVWRDAINEFYRNLSGIPDKQNRVRNHPYRIEAEKMELDGYEPVNVTPTETASKYVAIYTNSTGTASTTLKSPKGTYNVAVNYYDIVGGKSTWSVYLNKRLIGKWVGDNEERLGHWPSEFLDGHSATRITFEGVKIQPGDKLVIIGKADGKETAALDYVSVLPQGIVD; this is encoded by the coding sequence ATGTGGCTCTCGACTTTACTCTTCGCTTTGTTCACCTGCGTTATCGcagaggatggtgttgatggttgGCTGCGATATGCTCGCTTGCCATCAAGCGTCTCCATTAATGCCAAGTCGTTTCCCCAAAAGATCCATGTAATTGGTGGTTCCGCAAAGAGTCCCCTTGGTAGTGCTGCCTCGGAACTCCAGAAGGGCTACAGCGgtattctcaacatcgacctGAAGACTGAGAGCAGCTCAAAGTCGTGTGACTTCTCACAGTCAATTGTCGTTACCACCGaggagaacctcaagaaggcaTGCAAGGGCAAATTGTCTCATCccaagctcgaggctgaCGGCTACTGGCTCAGCACTTCTGGCAGCTCTGTCAAGATCGTTGGCCAGAATGAGCGCGGTGCGCTGTATGGCGCCTTTGAGTACCTCTCAATGCTCGGCCAGGGCAACTTCAAGAAAGTTGAGCGTGCATCGAACCCGAGTGCGCCCATTCGATGGGCCAACCAGTGGGATAACCTCAATGCAAGCTCGACTCATGGCTCTATTGAGAGAGGCTACGGTGGCCCTTCCATCTTTTTTGACGGTATCAAGAATGTGCGAAAGGACCTCTCACGGGTTCCTCTCTTTGGACGTCTTCTCGCCTCCATCGGTATCAACGCCGTGGTCATCAACAATGTCAACGCCGATATCAGACTATTTAACTCTGAGAACCGTAAGGGTCTTATTGAGATTGCCGACCTGCTTCGTCCCTGGGGTGTTCAGGTCGGactctctctcaactttgCGTCACCCCAATCGCTCGGAGGTCTGGATACGTTTGATCCCCTTGACGAGAAGGTGATTAAGTGGTGGCATGACCTGACAGATGGTCTTTACAATGGTATTCCTGATATGGCTGGCTATTTGGTCAAGGCGAACTCAGAGGGCCAGCCAGGACCTATCACGTATAACCGCACTTTAGCTGATGGCGCCAACATGTTTGCCAAAGCCCTCGAGCCCTACGGCGGTGTCGTTATGTTCAGAGCTTTTGTTTATGACAAGCTTGACTGGAATGACTGGAAGGCTGACCGTGCCAACGCCGCtgttgagttcttcaaggagctGGACGGAAAGTTTGACGACAACGTGGTCGTTCAGATCAAATACGGCCCTATCGACTTCCAAATCAGGGAGCCTGTTAGCCCTTTGTTTGCACACCTTAGAAAGACCAATAGTGCCATTGAATTGCAGATCAGTCAAGAGTACTTAGGGCAGCAATGCCATCTTGTCTATCTGCCTCCATTATGGAAGACGATCCTGGACTTTGATATGCGAATCGACGGTAAGAAGTCCCAAGTCCGCGATATCGTTTCAGGAAAGGTCTTCAAGAGGCGTCTAGGAGGATATGCTGGTGTCACAAATGTTGGTTTGGACAAGACGTGGCTTGGAAGTCATCTGTCCATGTCAAATCTGTACGCATTTGGACGTCTCGCTTGGGACCCTACTGCGGATTCCAAGGAAATTCTCGAGGACTGGACACGTCTGACCTTCGGACTCGACAATGAGGTCCGAAAGGCCATTACTGATATGTCTATGGCTTCCTGGCCGGCCTATGAGAACTATTCCGGTAACCTAGGCATTCAGACCTTGACTGATATCCTCTACGCTCACTATGGACCCAACCCTGCTTCGCAGGATAACAACGGCTGGGGACAGTGGACTAGGGCAACCCGCGATCATATCGGTATGGACCGTACAGTCAAGAATGGAACTGGAAATGCTGGCCAGTATCCTTCCGAAATTGCCAAGCGGTTCGAAAGCACAGAAACGACCCCCGATGACCTCATGCTCTGGTTTCACCACGTCCCATACACTTTCAAGCTCCACTCTGGAAAGACTGTGATTCAGCACTTCTACGATGCTCATTACAAGGGTGCCGCTACAGCTCAAACCTTCCACAAGACTTGGGCATCGTTGAAGGGCAAGATCGATAATGACAGACTTGAACATGATCTCTTCAGACTCAAGTACCAGGCTGGTCACTCGATCGTCTGGAGAGATGCCATCAACGAGTTCTACCGCAACTTGTCTGGCATCCCTGACAAACAGAACCGCGTTCGTAATCATCCTTATAGAatcgaggctgagaagatggaactCGATGGCTACGAGCCTGTCAATGTCACACCAACCGAGACTGCTTCCAAGTATGTTGCCATATACACAAACAGCACTGGAACAGCCAGCACGACTCTCAAGTCCCCCAAGGGCACATATAACGTCGCTGTAAACTACTATGATATCGTTGGTGGCAAGTCTACTTGGTCTGTATACCTCAACAAGCGATTGATCGGCAAGTGGGTTGGAGACAATGAAGAGCGACTGGGACACTGGCCTAGTGAGTTCCTCGATGGTCACTCTGCCACTCGTATCACCTTCGAAGGAGTCAAGATCCAACCAGGTGACAAGCTCGTGATCATTGGAAAGGCTGATGGCAAGGAAACGGCTGCATTGGATTATGTTTCAGTTCTGCCTCAGGGCATTGTTGACTAG